The DNA segment GAAACGTCATCACCCACTGGTCAATACCGTGCTCAAGACGCTCTGCAGCCTTGAGTTGCCGCTGATGGGCATGAATCGTCTGGCGGGTCTGAGCGTATTCGTACTGGCGCAGAAACTGTGACCCCACGCGAAAGAGCCGCGTTTATCCAGCGTGGCGTGCGCTTCGCCGTGACCGGTTTGTTCGTCACGGCGTTGCATGCGTTGGTCGCGATCGGGTTCATCAACTTCATCAGTCCTTTGCCGCCCTTGGCCAACGGCGTGGCGTTCGCCGTGGCAACGGTCGTGTCGTATGTGATCAACACCACCTGGAGCTTTTCGGCGCGGTTACATGGCCGAACGCTGCTGCGGTTTCTGCTGGTGTCGGTCGGCGGATTTTTCCTCGCCATGTTGGTCGCCTGGGCGGCACAAATGGCGGGGCTGCATTATTTGCTGGGCATCGTGGCCGTGGCGCTGACGATCCCGGCTTTCACGTTCGTGCTGCATAACTTCTGGACGTACCGATGAGGGAATTGAACAAGCACCCGGCCCTCACGCTTCTGCCTGTATTGCTGGGTGTGCTGGCGTTTTTGCTGGTGATCGGCCCGCATGCGCTGGACCCGCAGAACATCGCCTGGCTCAAGGATGGCGACCCGGCAACGCATTACCTGGGCTGGGTAAATTTCCGTCATGGGCCGTGGACATTTCCGCTCGGGCTCAATCCGTCTTATGGACTGGAGCTGGGCAGTGCGGTGATTTTTTCCGATTCCAATCCGCTGCTGGCAATACTGTTCAAAGCCGTCGATGGCTGGTTGCCCGAGACGTTTCAGTATTTCGGCTTATGGTTGCTGGCCTGTTTTGTCTTGCAGGCCTGGTTCGGCTGGAAACTGCTCGGCCTCATCACCGATAACGCCGCGCTGCGCCTGTTGGGTTGCGGATTATTGGTGTTTTCGCCGCCGATGTTTCTGCGAACCGGGGGGCACCTGTCGCTTGTCGCGCACTTTCTGATTCTCGCCGCGTTGTATCTGGCCTTGCATCCGGCACTGGGTCGGCGCCGCTTGGCGTGGGGCACGCTGCTGGGGGCGACGGCGTTGGTGCATGCCTACTTACTGGTGATGGTGGCGTTGATCTGGGTAACTGACCTGTTCGGTAAAGTCATGGCCGACAAGCTGAGTCGGCGTCGGGGGCTGATCGAGTTCGGTGGCTTGTTTGTGCTGGTCAGCGTGTGTTGCTGGCAGGCTGGCTATTTCAGCATCGCCGACGGGGCGGGCGGCGGTGGTTTCGGCTGGTATCGGATGAACCTGCTGGCCCTGTTCGATGCGGACGGCTGGTCGTACGTGCTGCCGGGCTTCGCCAAGCGCGGGGGCGACTACGAAGGTTTCAACTATCTGGGCCTCGGTGTGTTGATGCTGTTGCCGTTGGCAACGATTGCACTGTGGCGAAGCAACATCAGCCTGAAGTCGCTGCTGCTTCGCTGGCCATGGCTGCTGGCAGCAATGATCGGGCTGAGCCTGTTTGCGCTGTCCAATCAGATCGGTTTCGGTGCACACACGGTCAGTTATCCGCTGCCGAGAACCATCGAGGGGCTGGCGAGCATTTTCCGCGCTTCGGGGCGGATGTTCTGGCCGGTGTTCTACACCTTGGTGTTGCTGGTGATCTATCTGATCGTGCGTGGATACCGGGCGCCCATCGCCATCGGCTTGCTGGCCGTGGCGTTGACTGCACAAGTCACCGACACGAGTATTGCCTGGCAGGGGCTGCGCGCGACGAAGATGCTGTCGCCGTCCTCGGTGTGGACCAGCCCGATGCGCGACCCGTTCTGGGCAAGCGCCGCGGCTCACTACCAGAACATCCGTGCCCTGATGCCGAAAAACCAGTCGGATCAATGGCAGCCCATCGCCTGGTTTGCCGCGACGCATGGGTTGAGTACCGATGCCGTGTATATGGGACGCATGAGCCCCAAGGCACTCGACCAGGCGCTGCGTGATGCACAACGCCGGCTGAATTCCGGAGAGTATGCGGCCGATTCGCTGTACATCCTCGACGATGACGCGGTGGATCTGGCGGTCAAGAGTGTGCGCAGCGAGACCGACCTGCTGACCCGCGTCGACGACTTTGTCGTGCTGGCACCGGGCTGGAAGCGTTGCGAGCAATGCCTGCCAATGGTCGATGAGGGGCGCTCGATGTCGGCGCTGCCCTTGAGCCAACCGGGACTGGTGCAACTGTTCAATCGCAAGAGCCGACAGTTGCTCAACGGCTGGGCCGCGCCGGAAAGCTGGGGGACCTGGAGTGAAGGGCAGGAGGCGCAAATCGCTGTGCGTGTCGCGCCACAGAGTACTGCGATCGTCATGGACGTGCTGGCGTTCGTCATGCCGCCCCGGTTGACTCAACGGGTGATCGTCAGCATCGACGGGGTCGAGGCCTTGTCGACGCGCCTGACTCAGGTGCAAGACAACGTGTTGGAAATTCCGCTCAGCGCGGTGGTCCAGGACAAGTTGAAGGACGGCCAGCCGTTAATCCTGCAAATCCACTTGCCGGATGCGACCAGCCCGCGAAAACTCGGCCTGAACGATGACGCGCGCGTGATGGGGCTGGGCCTGAAATCGCTGAGCGTTCGTTGAATCTGCGGTAACTGCGCAAACGTTGATGGACGTCGGGCTCGGCGTCTTTCTACACTGCCCGCATTCCGGGGAGCAGGGGGCAAGGGATGAACCGCAATGAACTTCGCAAGGCCGATATCAACCTGATGGTGGTGTTCGAGACCTTGATGCTCGAACGCAACGTGACCCGGGCGGCGGAAAAACTGTTTCTCGGCCAGCCGACCATCAGTTCGGCACTCAACCGCCTGCGCACGATGCTCAACGACCCGCTGTTCATCCGCGTCGGCCACCGCATGGAACCGACGGCCCGCGCCGAAGATATCTTTCGTCACTTGAAACCGGCGCTGGATTCGCTGTCGGTGGCGCTGAGCCTGACCCGCGATTTTGACCCGGCCGTGAGCACCATGACCTTTCGCATCGGCCTGTCCGATGACGTCGAATTCGGCCTGCTGCCACCGCTGTTGCGCGCGCTGCGCCAGGAGGCGCCAAACGTGGTGTTTGTAGTGCAACACGCCGATTACTGGCGGATTCCCGATCTGCTCGCGGCGGGCGATATCACCGTTGGCATCAGCCAGACCCGCGGCCTGCCAGCCAATGCCAAGCGCAAATTGCTGCGGCACATCCAGCCGAGCATTCTGCGCGCCGATGCCAGCGACACTCCGCTGACCCTGGATGAATATTGCGCGCGTCCGCATGTACTGGTCTCGCACACGGCCAATGTCAGTGGCTACGCCGATGAGTGGCTGGCGGAGCTGGGTCGCACGCGCCAGGTCGTGTTGTCGGTGCCGCAATACAGCGCGTTGCCGGCGCTGCTGGCCGGCACGGACCTGATCGCCAGCCTGCCGGATTACACCGCGGCGGCGATGGCGGCGTCTGGATTGCTGTTCCAGGAACCGTTTCCGTTCAAGACGCCGATGCTGGACCTGTCGATGGTCTGGCTCAGCCACGTCGACAGCGATCCGGCCGAGCGCTGGTTGCGTTCGCGGCTGGAAGCCTTCATGAGCGAACGGCCACAGCCCCCGCTCGCATGATCACCACTTAACCTGTGGGAGCGAGCCTGCTCGCGATTGCGGTCGGTCATTCAGCATAAGTGTTGCCTGGCACACCGCTATCGCGAGCAGGCTCACTCCTGCAAAAAGCCTGGGTGCGACTGTGGTATATGTACCGCCTACGCCCCTCTGACCGGAGACTTTCAATGCCCCATCTGCACATGGAATACACCGCCAACCTGCCGCTGAACGCCGATGTTGCATTGATCCGGCTCAACAACACTTTGGTGGGCTCCGGTCAGTTTGCTGCCGAGTTCGATATCAAGGGCCGTGCGGTCAAGGTCGAGACATTCAAGGTCGGCACCGCGCTCGCCGAGCGCGGGTTTGTTCACATAAAACTGGCATTGCTCAGCGGGCGTTCGCCGGAGATCAAGAAGCAGTTGTCGCAAAGTCTGCTGGCGGCGTTGCAGGACATCTGCGAATGGCCGGCCGGTGTCGAAGTGCAATTGTGCGTCGAACTGCTCGACATCGATCGCGAGTCCTACAGCAAAGCTGTGGTGGGCGTGTAGGACTCAGCTCGCATCGAGTTCGTTGCACACATTGACCACCTGCTCGCGCAGCCAGACGTTGGCGCTGTCCTGATCGACGCTCTGTGACCACTGCATGTCGAGGGTGAAACCGGGCAAGCCGTTCGGCGCCTCGCAGTGATTGAACACGGCTTCGTTGGTCAGTAGGCGCTGGATACGGCGGGGCAGGGTGAGGATGAAATCGGTGCCGGTAATCATCTTCAAGGCAGCGCTGTAGCTGTTCGAGCGCGCGACGATCTGGCGTTTCTGCGCCTGCCGCGCCAGCCAGCCATCGACCATGTTGGTGGATGAAGTCCAGGGGGTTGGGAAAACGTGGCGACGCTCGGTGAAGGCTTGCAGGCTCAAGCGCGGTTCCAGCGGTGTAGCGCGTTTGTCGAACACGCAAACCAGATCATCTTCCAGCAGCAGGCGTGATTTCAGATCGTTGTGCTGGCGATAGAAGTTGGGGCCGAAGCTGATCACCAGATCGAGGCTGCCGTCGCGCAGTTCCTCTGCCGGGACGTCGGTCTCGAATTTGTGCATGTTGACCATCACCGGCAAATCGTCGAAGTCGAAGCGCTTCAACAGCCGCGGCAGGATCAGTTGCTCGAAATATTCCGGCGCGCAGATGTTGAAGGTGACGGCTTGCTGGCTCGGGTCGAACGTCGGGGCGCCAGCATGACAGAGGTTGATGCTTTCGATGATCTTCTGCACATGGCCGTACATGCTGCTGGCCTTGTAGGTCGGGCGCATACCGGTGCGGGTGTTGATGAACAGTTCGTCTTCAAAACTGGTGCGCAGTTTTTTCAGGCAGTAACTGACGGTGGACTGGCTGACGAACAGGGTTTCCGACACATCGGTGACGCTGCTCTGCTCATACACGGCGACAAATACCATGAGGTCCTGCATGTCGAGCTTTCGAAGCAAGTTACTGTTCAGCATCCGTTCTGTCTCGCTGTGCTCCTTGCGCTGAAACCGCGCAAACGTGTGCGAACGATCCTAGCGGAACGATGGTGCCAGGAGAAAGCCCTGTAAGACATTTCACGGTCACATGTGGGACAGATACTTTTAGCAACACGACGTTATCGATCAAAGCGGATAAAGCTGGCCAGAGGCCTTCAGCTCGCTGGTGAGAAGTGTCGGCGGTAGTGCCGCGGATCGAAGCGCAACACCATCAGCAGCATCAGCGCCATGACTGCCGTCAGCGACCACCACGCCCATTCGAAGCTGCCCAGTCGGTCGCGGATCAACCCGGCCAGCATTGGCGAGAGCCCGGCGATCAGATATCCAATGCCCTGCACGAACGCCGTCAGGCCACCGGCCCGCTGCGGGTCGTCGAGGTGATCGAGCGCGACGATCAGGCTCATCGGAAACAAGCCACCGATGCCCAGACCCAGCAGGCACGGCCAGAGCAGGCTCAAATGCTGCGGACTGAGAGCCAGGCCGCAGAACCCGACAATGATCAGCGCCAGCAAGGCCACCAGAATTGCGCGTCGATCGCGGCTGCGGTTGGCGATAGCGGGAACGAGCAGGCCGGAAATGACCTCCATCGCTGTCAGAAAACCCAAAACCAGCCCGGCATTTTCTTCGCTCCAGCCTTGTTCAACGTAGTACGGAGCGAGCCAGGCGAGCACACAGGTGTAGGACGCAGTCCCCAGTCCGAAGAAAATCGCCAGTAACCAGGCACGTCCATTACGGGCAAAAACGTCCTTCTTCGCGGCCAGCGTCACGCTGTCGCGCAAATGACGCCGTTGCGCCCACCAGACCAACAGCGCGAATACTGCCAGCAAGGCCCATATCGCCAGACCCGTACGCCAGCTTGCGGTCTGCACCGTTATCCGGGGCGCGAAGGTCGCCGCCAGCGCCGCGCCGCCCATGATCGAGGTGACATACAGGCCCATGCACAGCGCCACATTGTCGGGGAAGCGCGACTTGATCAACGCCGGCATCAACGCCTGAATCAACGCAATGCCGATGCCCGCCAGCACGGCGCTGATAATCAACCCGGTCGCCGTATCGACAAACAGCCGCGCAAGCGTTGCCAGCGCAATGATCAGCAGCGACAACAACACCGTGCGCTGTTGACCGAAGCGTTGACTGATTGCCAGACCGAAAAACATCGCCAGCCCCATGGCCATCACTGGCAGCATGGTCAGCAGTGACGCCAGGCTGAAACTCAGCGGGATTTCACCGCGAATGGCCGACAGCAGGGGACCCACCGCCGCCATCGACGGCCGCAGATTGAGTGCGACGAGGATGATGGCGAGCATCAATCCCGCGGCGGGGCGAGTGGTGGCGTGGGCGGTTTGCATGGCGTGTCCTTTATAAGCGCAGACCGGTGATTAGGCGCGGAGCCGTGCATGCCGGGCAAACCAGAAAATCCACAGCACTATTTAATAACTCGATACCGCCTCAACCCTCTGTAGGAGTGAGCCTGCTCGCGATAGCGGTGTGTCATTCAGCATAAGTGTTGCCTGACACACCGCTATCGCGAGCAGGCTCACTTGTGCATGAGCTGAGCGTTTTTTCTGAGTAAAACCTGAACCATTCTCAAATACATACTTGGTCCAGCGATATTATTAAAGGCCAACTAATCGTTGGCGTCTTTTTCACAAAAAATTGATGGTTGCCTGCCTAAAGTTTGCATGCACTTGGTTAATGAATTTTTCATAAATGAAGAATTCGTTATCAGCCAAGGCTCTTCTTTTCAGGAACAGCCCTTTCTATGTTCAAGTCAAAAGCCGTGCGCCCGGAATGGGTGACGTTGATCGCCAGTGCCTTTCTTCTGATCGGTTTCAACCTGGTGCTCTGGCAGCATCTGTTCGCGATCACCGGTGGCGATGGCCGGGGCATCGCCATGTGTGTGGCTTTTGCCGTAATGATCCTGGCGGCATTCAATCTGGTGTTGACGGTATTTGCCTTTCGCCCGCTGCTTAAGCC comes from the Pseudomonas granadensis genome and includes:
- a CDS encoding GtrA family protein; the encoded protein is MTPRERAAFIQRGVRFAVTGLFVTALHALVAIGFINFISPLPPLANGVAFAVATVVSYVINTTWSFSARLHGRTLLRFLLVSVGGFFLAMLVAWAAQMAGLHYLLGIVAVALTIPAFTFVLHNFWTYR
- a CDS encoding DUF6311 domain-containing protein, which gives rise to MRELNKHPALTLLPVLLGVLAFLLVIGPHALDPQNIAWLKDGDPATHYLGWVNFRHGPWTFPLGLNPSYGLELGSAVIFSDSNPLLAILFKAVDGWLPETFQYFGLWLLACFVLQAWFGWKLLGLITDNAALRLLGCGLLVFSPPMFLRTGGHLSLVAHFLILAALYLALHPALGRRRLAWGTLLGATALVHAYLLVMVALIWVTDLFGKVMADKLSRRRGLIEFGGLFVLVSVCCWQAGYFSIADGAGGGGFGWYRMNLLALFDADGWSYVLPGFAKRGGDYEGFNYLGLGVLMLLPLATIALWRSNISLKSLLLRWPWLLAAMIGLSLFALSNQIGFGAHTVSYPLPRTIEGLASIFRASGRMFWPVFYTLVLLVIYLIVRGYRAPIAIGLLAVALTAQVTDTSIAWQGLRATKMLSPSSVWTSPMRDPFWASAAAHYQNIRALMPKNQSDQWQPIAWFAATHGLSTDAVYMGRMSPKALDQALRDAQRRLNSGEYAADSLYILDDDAVDLAVKSVRSETDLLTRVDDFVVLAPGWKRCEQCLPMVDEGRSMSALPLSQPGLVQLFNRKSRQLLNGWAAPESWGTWSEGQEAQIAVRVAPQSTAIVMDVLAFVMPPRLTQRVIVSIDGVEALSTRLTQVQDNVLEIPLSAVVQDKLKDGQPLILQIHLPDATSPRKLGLNDDARVMGLGLKSLSVR
- a CDS encoding LysR substrate-binding domain-containing protein gives rise to the protein MNRNELRKADINLMVVFETLMLERNVTRAAEKLFLGQPTISSALNRLRTMLNDPLFIRVGHRMEPTARAEDIFRHLKPALDSLSVALSLTRDFDPAVSTMTFRIGLSDDVEFGLLPPLLRALRQEAPNVVFVVQHADYWRIPDLLAAGDITVGISQTRGLPANAKRKLLRHIQPSILRADASDTPLTLDEYCARPHVLVSHTANVSGYADEWLAELGRTRQVVLSVPQYSALPALLAGTDLIASLPDYTAAAMAASGLLFQEPFPFKTPMLDLSMVWLSHVDSDPAERWLRSRLEAFMSERPQPPLA
- a CDS encoding 5-carboxymethyl-2-hydroxymuconate Delta-isomerase — encoded protein: MPHLHMEYTANLPLNADVALIRLNNTLVGSGQFAAEFDIKGRAVKVETFKVGTALAERGFVHIKLALLSGRSPEIKKQLSQSLLAALQDICEWPAGVEVQLCVELLDIDRESYSKAVVGV
- a CDS encoding LysR family transcriptional regulator — encoded protein: MLNSNLLRKLDMQDLMVFVAVYEQSSVTDVSETLFVSQSTVSYCLKKLRTSFEDELFINTRTGMRPTYKASSMYGHVQKIIESINLCHAGAPTFDPSQQAVTFNICAPEYFEQLILPRLLKRFDFDDLPVMVNMHKFETDVPAEELRDGSLDLVISFGPNFYRQHNDLKSRLLLEDDLVCVFDKRATPLEPRLSLQAFTERRHVFPTPWTSSTNMVDGWLARQAQKRQIVARSNSYSAALKMITGTDFILTLPRRIQRLLTNEAVFNHCEAPNGLPGFTLDMQWSQSVDQDSANVWLREQVVNVCNELDAS
- a CDS encoding cyanate transporter, whose amino-acid sequence is MQTAHATTRPAAGLMLAIILVALNLRPSMAAVGPLLSAIRGEIPLSFSLASLLTMLPVMAMGLAMFFGLAISQRFGQQRTVLLSLLIIALATLARLFVDTATGLIISAVLAGIGIALIQALMPALIKSRFPDNVALCMGLYVTSIMGGAALAATFAPRITVQTASWRTGLAIWALLAVFALLVWWAQRRHLRDSVTLAAKKDVFARNGRAWLLAIFFGLGTASYTCVLAWLAPYYVEQGWSEENAGLVLGFLTAMEVISGLLVPAIANRSRDRRAILVALLALIIVGFCGLALSPQHLSLLWPCLLGLGIGGLFPMSLIVALDHLDDPQRAGGLTAFVQGIGYLIAGLSPMLAGLIRDRLGSFEWAWWSLTAVMALMLLMVLRFDPRHYRRHFSPAS